The following proteins come from a genomic window of Rutidosis leptorrhynchoides isolate AG116_Rl617_1_P2 chromosome 10, CSIRO_AGI_Rlap_v1, whole genome shotgun sequence:
- the LOC139870608 gene encoding secreted RxLR effector protein 161-like gives MRTLLNADENGEPFDITLYPSMVGSLMYLTTSRPDITLDVTVCARFQSNPKKSHFKSMVRIIQYLKDADHGSCHVDRKRTSRSLQMLGTRVVGWSSKKQNYASLSTAGPEYIDATHCCSHVL, from the exons ATGAGGACTTTGCTCAATGCTGAtgaaaatggggaaccctttgatattactctTTATCCAAGCATGGTTGGTTCTCTCATGTATCTGACTACcagtagaccagacattacacttgatgTAACTGTCTGTGCTCGATTTCAGTCTAACCCAAAGAAATCACACTTCAAATCGATGGTTAGAAttattcaataccttaaag ATGCGGATCATGGCAGTTGTCATGTAGATAGGAAAAGGACATCCAGATCACTTCAGATGTTGGGAACTAgagtagttggttggtcatccaagaaacaaaaTTATGCTTCTTTATCAACAGCTGGGCCTGAGTACATTGATGCAACTCACTGTTGTTCAcacgttttatga